In the Purpureocillium takamizusanense chromosome 5, complete sequence genome, one interval contains:
- the LHS1 gene encoding lumenal Hsp70 protein (SECRETED:SignalP(1-32~SECRETED:cutsite=VFA-AA~SECRETED:prob=0.4129)~BUSCO:EOG09260JPV~COG:O~EggNog:ENOG503NURM) produces MRTTNTMFTSRRPSPLMVLLGALFFFSANVFAAAAVLGVDLGTEYIKATLVKPGIPLEIVLTKDSRRKETSAVALKPSGSAPKDGHFPERLYGTDAMAIAARFPGEVYPNLKTLLGLPVDDAAVKEYAARHPALQLQAHSRGTAAFKSNTLTAKEDAWLVEELLAMELQNVQKNAEAAAGDGSSVRSIVLTVPTFYTIEEKRAVQTAAELAGLKVLSLVSDGLAVGLNYATSRQFPNINDGAKPEYHMVFDMGAGSTSATVMRFQSRTVKDIGKFNKTVQEVQVLGSGWDRTLGGDSLNYLIMDDMVSQFVESKGAQKASITAASVKSHGRAMAKLAKEAERARHVLSANQNTQVSFEGLYDDVDFKYKITRAEFEAMAKGYGDRVAAAINDAIKMSGIEVADLTSVILHGGATRTPFVQKALEKIVNSAEKLRSNVNADEAAVFGAGFRAAELSPSFRVKEIRITEGPMYPAGLKWTASSGKAQRQRLWTASSPLGGPTKEMTFTEKNDFAIAFFQQVGDVDRETKSMTTKNLTATIAAMKEKYPTCDEAELAFKVAVKLSSENGEVQVVKAAVECEAEVSENDGFVGGVKNLFGFGKKDQKALKDEGDKSSEGSEETFKEEAGTSTTSSAAETSETPATSGTETKASEPSEEAKPEVKKKQIVSIPVDLTLEKAGVPILTKSELTRAKDRLKSFAASDKARVQREEALNQLEGYTYKIRDLLEAEVFNSMSTEAERTKLAEMASATSDWLYEDGAEATKEVLREKLKALQEIVEPIQTRIDESVKRPELVSSLKSALNQTNHWLSDIRKQISDYEEKVAAASAAGSSTTSSAPAESATGEFDGLEDDDPKAKKGDKAEETKEAGPEAPLYKTEDLEDIDTLCKSIVEWLGEMEAKQDALPATANPVLLSKDILDKRQKLDKAGMDLAVKAMRSSFGSKGKKTKGSKGTGGKKKSKTKSADDPVNTIKFGDGSGKLTDEQLQEMMDKIKKMEEAKEKEAKAGKKGEAKPEHDEL; encoded by the coding sequence ATGCGCACGACTAATACCATGTTCACATCacgacggccgtcgccgttaATGGTGCTCCTCGGAGCcctctttttcttctccgcTAATGTcttcgccgctgccgcggtGCTCGGCGTTGACCTCGGCACCGAATACATCAAAGCGACGCTGGTGAAGCCCGGCATCCCTCTCGAAATCGTCCTTACAAAAGACTCGCGACGCAAGGAGAcgtcggccgtcgccctcaaGCCTTCCGGCTCCGCTCCCAAAGATGGCCACTTCCCTGAGCGACTCTATGGCACcgatgccatggccatcgccgcccgaTTTCCCGGCGAGGTCTACCCCAACCTCAAGACCCTGCTCGGCCTCCCCgtggacgacgccgccgtcaaagAATATGCCGCAAGGCACCCTGCGCTGCAACTCCAGGCTCACAGTCGGGGCACAGCCGCCTTCAAGAGCAACACATTGACTGCCAAGGAGGATGCctggctcgtcgaggagctcctgGCCATGGAGTTGCAAAATGTGCAGAAGAACGCagaggccgccgctgggGACGGCTCGTCAGTGCGCTCCATTGTCCTCACTGTTCCGACATTCTACACTATCGAGGAGAAGCGTGCCGTGCAGACTGCGGCGGAGCTCGCTGGGCTGAAGGTCCTGAGCCTTGTtagcgacggcctcgccgtcggcctgaACTACGCGACGAGCCGACAATTCCCCAACATCAACGACGGCGCTAAGCCCGAGTACCACATGGTCTTTGACATGGGCGCTGGTTCCACGAGCGCCACTGTCATGCGTTTCCAGAGCCGCACTGTCAAGGACATTGGCAAGTTCAACAAGACGGTTCAGGAGGTGCAAGTactcggcagcggctgggaCCGcaccctcggcggcgactctCTCAATTACCTGATCATGGATGACATGGTTTCGCAGTTTGTTGAGTCCAAGGGAGCCCAGAAGGCGTCaatcaccgccgcctcggtcaAGTCGCACGGcagggccatggccaagctTGCCAAGGAGGCTGAGCGTGCGCGACACGTTCTCAGCGCCAACCAGAACACGCAAGTAAGCTTCGAAGGCCTttacgacgacgtcgacttCAAGTATAAGATCACCAGGGCCGAATTTGAAGCTATGGCCAAAGGCTACGGAGATCGTGTCGCGGCAGCCATCAACGACGCTATCAAGATGTCGGGGATTGAGGTTGCCGACTTGACATCGGTAATTCTCCACGGCGGTGCCACGCGGACTCCTTTCGTCCAGAAGGCTCTTGAGAAGATTGTCAACTCGGCAGAGAAGCTCCGATCCAATGTAaatgccgacgaggccgccgtctttGGTGCCGGCTTCCGTGCCGCCGAATTGAGCCCCAGCTTCCGCGTCAAGGAGATCAGGATCACCGAAGGTCCCATGTATCCCGCCGGCCTGAAGTGGACGGCAagcagcggcaaggcgcAGCGACAGCGTTTGTGGACCGCGTCGTCTCCCTTGGGCGGTCCCACCAAGGAGATGACTTTCACCGAAAAGAACGACTTTGCCATTGCATTTTTCCAGCAAGTCGGCGATGTAGATCGTGAGACCAAATCCATGACGACCAAGAACCTGACTGCAACAATTGCCGCCATGAAGGAGAAATATCCCACCTGCGATGAGGCAGAACTGGCCTTCAAGGTCGCCGTTAAGCTCAGCTCAGAAAACGGGGAAGTCCAGGTCGTCAAGGCTGCTGTGGAATGCGAGGCCGAAGTTTCGGAAaacgacggcttcgtcggcggcgtgaAGAACCTCTTTGGCTTTGGCAAGAAGGATCAAAAGGCCCTCAAGGATGAAGGCGATAAGTCTTCGGAGGGGTCAGAAGAGACTTTCAAGGAAGAAGCTGGGACGTCTACCACCTCTTCTGCGGCGGAGACTAGCGAGACGCCCGCGACGTCTGGAACGGAGACCAAGGCCAGCGAGCCCAGCGAAGAAGCCAAGCCCGAagtcaagaagaagcagatcGTCTCTATCCCGGTCGATCTTACCCTCGAGAAGGCCGGCGTGCCCATTCTCACCAAATCTGAGTTGACCAGGGCCAAGGATAGGCTCAAGTCCTTCGCGGCGTCCGATAAGGCCCGAGTGCAGAGAGAGGAGGCCCTCAATCAGCTGGAAGGATACACCTACAAGATCCGGGATCTTCTCGAAGCCGAGGTGTTCAACTCGATGTCGACAGAGGCCGAGCGAACAAAGCTCGCGGAAATGGCCAGCGCAACTAGCGATTGGCTAtacgaagacggcgccgaggccaccaaggAGGTTCTCAGAGAGAAGCTCAAGGCACTCCAAGAAATCGTGGAGCCCATCCAAACCAGGATTGATGAGTCTGTCAAGCGACCAGAGCTAGTCTCATCCCTCAAGAGCGCCCTGAACCAGACCAACCACTGGCTCAGCGATATCCGCAAGCAAATTTCGGACTACGAGGAGAAGGTCGCAGCCGCTTCGGCGGCAGGCTCATCTACCACGTCTAGTGCACCGGCCGagtcggccacgggcgaATTTGATGGTCTTGAGGACGATGACCCCAAGGCGAAGAAGGGCGACAAGGCAGAGGAGACCAAGGAGGCGGGCCCAGAGGCACCACTGTACAAGACGGAGGATCTTGAGGACATCGACACCCTCTGCAAGTCGATCGTGGAGTGGCTcggcgagatggaggccAAGCAAGATGCACTGCCGGCGACAGCCAATCCCGTGCTTCTGTCGAAGGACATCTTGGACAAGCGCCagaagctcgacaaggcAGGCATGGACCTCGCGGTGAAAGCTATGAGAAGCAGTTTTGGCAGCAAGGGCAAAAAGACCAAGGGAAGCAAGGGCACCGgtggcaagaagaagagcaagacAAAGAGCGCCGACGATCCGGTCAACACAATCAAgttcggcgacggcagcgggaaGCTCACAGATGAGCAGCTGCAGGAGATGATGGACAAGATCaagaagatggaggaggccaaggaaaAGGAAGCCAAGGCagggaagaagggcgaggcgaagccAGAGCACGATGAACTGTAA
- a CDS encoding uncharacterized protein (COG:O~SECRETED:SignalP(1-22~SECRETED:cutsite=AAG-EN~SECRETED:prob=0.5079)~EggNog:ENOG503NV31~MEROPS:MER0000928), which produces MRIAMYIFAVFVAALCVSLAAGENAFSLEVTQKQAGESDYLTAWAAAHRKWGKGVPKGAAEMLSLADGGESRVDALPLVHDKAYVAEIEVGTPPQKVKVLLDTGSSDVWVQSTDTNYRVNKQGPYAPRYNPKISNTSHVIKDAMWNIEYADASNAVGIVYKDTLRMGDFAIKDAIIQSASIVSDSFEKETGFSGIMGLAKLLDNNIQPPQPSFLSVLQKQLKAPVFTVDVRKNATSRFDFGRVDQTLASDNITWLDTDPTSPMWSVEFDLTAWTGNDFWLAHKFQAIIDTGTSLMFLPEPLASMYWEKIPGVDSSAGSYRFPCNLTDSLPDLLLKLPGTEHVLVIPGQYLNYGAAGGEKNLCWGGMQSAGQLDGVIIMGDVMLKALFVAFDVEKGRVGFANKVLHDVK; this is translated from the exons ATGCGCATCGCCATGTACATCTTCGCCGTGTTTGTCGCCGCGCTGTGCGTCTCTCTCGCCGCGGGGGAGAACGCTTTCTCGCTCGAGGTGACTCAGAAACAAGCCGGCGAGAGTGACTATCTCacggcctgggccgccgcgcatCGCAAGTGGGGGAAGGGCGTCCccaagggcgccgccgagatgctcTCTCTCGCTGATGGGGGCG AGAGTCGCGTCGATGCTCTGCCCTTGGTCCATGACAAAGCGTACGTTGCCGAGATCGAGGTCGGAACTCCGCCGCAGAAGGTCAAGGTGCTTCTCGATACCGGCTCATCGGATGT CTGGGTCCAGTCCACAGACACCAATTACCGCGTCAACAAGCAAGGGCCGTACGCTCCGAGATACAACCCCAAGATCTCTAACACGTCGCATGTTATCAAGGATGCCATGTGGAATATCGAATACG CGGACGCCAGCAACGCTGTCGGCATCGTCTATAAGGACACTCTCCGCATGGGCGACTTCGCCATCAAAGATGCAATCATCCAGTCTGCCTCGATTGTTTCAGACAGCTTCGAGAAGGAAACAGGTTTCAGTGGCATCATGggcctggccaagctgctggACAACAACATCCAGCCACCTCAGCCATCATTCCTCTCAGTCCTCCAGaagcagctcaaggcgcCTGTTTTCACGGTCGATGTTCGCAAGAACGCAACGAGCCGATTCGACTTTGGTCGCGTGGACCAGACTCTCGCCTCGGATAACATCACCTGGCTGGACACCGACCCGACGAGCCCCATGTGGAGCGTCGAGTTCGACCTCACCGCTTGGACTGGCAACGACTTCTGGTTGGCCCATAAATTTCAGGCTATCATCGATACGGGGACGTCGCTCATGTTCCTCCCGGAGCCGCTAGCCAGCATGTATTGGGAGAAGATACCCGGCGTGGACAGCTCGGCCGGCTCATATCGATTTCCCTGCAACTTGACGGATAGCCTTCCCGACCTGCTGCTGAAGCTTCCCGGCACCGAGCACGTACTCGTCATCCCGGGCCAGTATCTCAACTAtggagcggccggcggcgagaagaacCTGTGCTGGGGAGGCATGCAGAGTGCCGGCCAGCTGgacggcgtcatcatcatgggcgACGTGATGCTCAAGGCCTTGTTCGTCGCCTTTGACGTGGAGAAGGGCCGCGTGGGTTTCGCCAACAAGGTTCTGCATGATGTGAAGTAG
- a CDS encoding uncharacterized protein (EggNog:ENOG503P721): protein MTDAELDRDWQPNGRRPQSTIARSFSQELMDIFRIENSLTDLDQQVDERFVSTCTALRQNVGKNNQELADLEARIREMEDRLRRNQGARTGIQVNTNQSSSQQRTEAVAKDDSKQRSRPGTARATQQAPSSGNMPPTPGASEDGNVEY, encoded by the exons ATGACCGACGCAGAGCTCGACCGCGACTGGCAGCCTAACGGCCGTCGTCCACAGTC CACCATTGCTCGTTCCTTTTCACAGGAGCTCATGGACATCTTCCGCATTGAGAATTCTTTGACGGATCTGGACCAGCAGGTTGATGAAAGGTTCGTGTCAACCTGCACAGCACT GAGGCAAAATGTCGGCAAGAACAAtcaggagctcgccgacctcgaagCTCGCATTCGCGAAATGGAGGACCGTCTCCGCCGAAACCAGGGCGCTCGTACTGGCATCCAAGTCAACACCAATCAATCATCGTCCCAGCAGAGGACAGAGGCGGTCGCCAAGGACGACAGTAAGCAGCGGTCCCGCCCTGGCACGGCCCGCGCGACCCAGCAAGCTCCAAGCTCAGGCAATATGCCCCCGACACCTGGGGCCAGCGAAG ACGGCAATGTCGAGTACTGA
- a CDS encoding uncharacterized protein (TransMembrane:1 (i30-47o)~COG:I~EggNog:ENOG503P2D5), with translation MLGILDKGQTRPASLGSYTMLAPRGLSRRSVVILALFASFIVGLFFASSRLGALCEDGSYCDISSFRQHLSLGGSGKSASPGVGSTVDPGECDHFPDTSNVLLVMKTGASESYGKLPNQVMTNLQCVSDYLFFGDMAQEVAGHIVHDSLDTVIPDVKKKNKDFSLYHRQQQCPTDLDSCNKNHNIGQEAWSLDKYKNIHMAEKAYAMRPNHDWYLFVDADTYVVWPTMMEWLSKLSPKEPYYLGSVAYYSNFPFGHGGSGYLVSQAAMHKLFHDKNGVANRWDERATHECCGDYMFSLALHTETGVSVQNAWPTINGEKPHTLPYADNEWCQPIVTMHHASAQDVSDIYAFEKGRNFSYPLRIKDLYHEFVENQLVVSRKDWNNLSDDVFYLNRSASAYSDWELGKAKKVGLTALEADAHRSFEDCRKACDGASDCLQYRFWNGICSFGKTIKHGNPTKLESESWWRFQSGWNIKKIKEWVATHDTCGPVSYPIRS, from the exons ATGCTTGGCATCCTCGACAAGGGCCAGACCCGGCCGGCATCACTTGGTTCTTACACCATgctggcgccgaggggaCTCTCCCGAcgctccgtcgtcatcctcgccctctttGCCAGCTTCATCGTCGGTCTCTTCTTCGCTTCGAGTCGCCTGGGCGCTCTGTGCGAAGATGGCAGCTATTGCGACATCTCCAGCTTCCGCCAGCACCTGTCTCTTGGAGGCTCTGGCAAGTCGGCCTCTCCTGGCGTTGGGTCCACGGTTGACCCTGGCGAGTGTGACCATTTTCCGGATACGTCCAATGTCCTGCTCGTGATGAAGACGGGCGCGTCAGAGTCGTACGGCAAGCTCCCTAACCAGGTCATGACCAACCTGCAATGCGTCTCCGACTATCTTTTCTTCGGCGACATGGCCCAGGAGGTCGCCGGGCACATCGTTCACGACAGCCTCGACACCGTTATTCCCGAcgtcaagaagaagaataaAGATTTTAGCCTATATCACCGTCAGCAACAGTGTCCGACCGACCTCGACTCGTGCAACAAGAACCACAATATCGGCCAGGAAGCCTGGAGCCTAGACAAGTACAAGAACATCCACATGGCTGAGAAGGCCTACGCCATGCGGCCCAATCACGACTGGTATCTCTTCGTGGACGCTGATACCTACGTGGTCTGGCCGACTATGATGGAATGGCTGAGCAAACTCAGTCCTAAAGAACCATATTACCTTGGCAGCGTCGCCTATTATTCCAATTTTCCGTTTGGCCACGGCGGGAGTGGATATCTAGTGTCGCAGGCTGCCATGCACAAGCTCTTCCATGACAAGAACGGCGTTGCCAACCGGTGGGACGAGCGTGCAACGCATGAGTGCTGCGGCGATTACATGTTTTCGTTGGCTCTGCACACCGAAACGGGTGTCTCCGTGCAGAATGCG TGGCCGACGATAAACGGCGAGAAGCCGCACACGCTGCCGTACGCCGATAACGAGTGGTGCCAGCCCATCGTGACCATGCACCATGCGAGCGCGCAAGATGTGTCCGACATATACGCGTTCGAGAAGGGGCGCAACTTTAGCTACCCGCTGCGGATCAAGGACCTTTACCACGAATTCGTCGAGAACCAGCTCGTGGTGTCACGAAAGGACTGGAATAATCTGAGCGATGATGTCTTCTACCTCAACAgatcggcgtcggcgtatAGCGACTGGGAACTCGGCAAGGCTAAGAAAGTGGGCTTGAcggcgctggaggcggaTGCGCACCGGAGCTTCGAAGACTGCCGCAAAGCTTGCGACGGCGCAAGCGACTGTCTGCAGTACCGGTTCTGGAATGGCATCTGTTCCTTCGGCAAGACCATCAAGCATGGCAACCCAACAAAGTTGGAGTCGGAGTCGTGGTGGCGGTTCCAGAGCGGGTGGAACATCAAGAAGATCAAGGAGTGGGTGGCGACACACGACACGTGCGGCCCCGTCAGCTATCCCATCCGGTCATGA
- a CDS encoding Protein disulfide-isomerase (EggNog:ENOG503P3R7~COG:G) produces the protein MTLTRALADNEATLLLHALLSELDAVRWRDGASKVVNCTTFPDTCAQHDVTSFPAIRLYQRGQSMIRYRGARKASCITSFLRRIKQPAVTRLHDETLDAFASSDSVVFIAHLGRGGDSSTATRLSSLADAYRDRYSFGIAQGSPSDPSVLRCYNNEDGMQHQGADLDQLGALEALLEVCVEPLIPEMSRRNELKYTQASRSIVYFLSSDTGEREAYVAAMRPLAKRLREYLQFVTVDSGEFPDMSHALGVAANRGLVVENLHTGQVYPFRAAERELRATASAQHRIPTPDAVEDFITAIAQGQIEPWNGRYDDGEESMRRRDGATDASRHEEL, from the exons ATGACATTGACGCGAGCGCTGGCAGACAATGAAGCTACACTG TTGTTGCA CGCCCTGCTCTCGGAATTGGACGCGGTGCGGTGGCGTGATGGCGCCTCCAAGGTGGTCAACTGCACCACGTTCCCGGACACTTGTGCGCAGCACGACGTCACTTCCTTCCCGGCGATCAGGCTTTATCAACGTGGGCAGTCCATGATCCGGTACCGGGGCGCCCGTAAGGCATCGTG catcaCCTCGTTCCTTCGTCGCATCAAGCAACCGGCCGTGACTCGCCTCCACGACGAGACGCTCGATGCGTTCGCCTCGTCCGATTCGGTAGTCTTCATCGCGCATCTGGGTCGCGGTGGCGATAGTAGTACCGCCACGCGCCTCTCATCGCTGGCTGACGCTTACCGCGACCGCTACTCGTTCGGTATCGCGCAGGGGAGCCCCTCGGATCCCAGTGTCCTGCGCTGCTATAACAACGAGGACGGGATGCAGCACCAGGGGGCTGACCTTGACCAGCTGGGCGCCTTGGAGGCACTGCTCGAGGTGTGCGTAGAGCCACTCATCCCCGAGATGAGCCGCCGCAACGAGCTCAAATACACACAG GCGAGCAGGAGCATCGTGTACTTCCTGAGCTCCGACACaggcgagcgcgaggcatATGTCGCGGCGATGAGGCCCCTCGCCAAGCGGCTTCGCGAATACCTCCAATTTGTGACGGTGGACTCGGGCGAGTTTCCGGACATGTCGCacgcgctcggcgtcgcagcCAATCGCGGACTCGTCGTGGAGAACCTGCACACCGGCCAGGTGTATCCTTtccgggcggcggagcgaGAGCTcagggccacggccagcgcgcAGCATCGAATACCGACGCCCGACGCGGTGGAAGACTTTATCACGGCCATTGCGCAAGGACAGATTGAACCGTGGAATGGGCGATatgacgatggtgaggaGTCGATGCGTCGTCGTGATGGTGCTACTGATGCGTCGAGGCACGAGGAGCTGTGA
- a CDS encoding Procollagen-proline 4-dioxygenase (EggNog:ENOG503NXWJ~SECRETED:SignalP(1-19~SECRETED:cutsite=AQG-HS~SECRETED:prob=0.1973)~COG:E), whose protein sequence is MVSVTNVLIATIGLAAAQGHSQALMSSEVHRSGDYSCVHPPYKVHLVSRSPLVMYLEGFLTAEERGHLQELANGQFQQSAVAGAAGAAAVHSVRTSQSTTVPRDALVRCIEDRAIALQGFNMPASHLEPIQLVRYGPAQHYHYHTDWFTDAAAHATAAQGGNRASSIFAYVRAAAAAAAASDTSKANASSLTGGGTNFPLLDVPLRDERWCRFVDCDDEYEHGVTFRPVEGNAIYWENLLPLEGRRTRGDQRTLHAGLPVVSGEKIGMNIWTREAPLPPSVRGE, encoded by the exons ATGGTCAGTGTGACGAACGTACTCATCGCCACCATTGGGTTGGCTGCCGCTCAGGGGCACAGCCAGGCCCTGATGTCGTCCGAGGTTCACCGTTCCGGTGACTACTCTTGCGTTCACCCGCCGTACAAGGTGCACCTCGTGAGCAGGTCACCCCTGGTGATGTACTTGGAAGGCTTCCTCACCGCAGAGGAGCGCGGCCACTTGCAAGAGCTGGC TAACGGGCAATTCCAACagtccgccgtcgccggagcggccggcgcggcggccgtccacTCGGTCCGTACCTCGCAGTCCACCACGGTGCCGCGGGATGCCCTTGTTCGCTGCATCGAGGACCGTGCTATCGCACTCCAGGGCTTCAACATGCCGGCCTCGCACCTCGAGCCCATCCAGCTCGTCCGATATGGGCCCGCGCAGCACTACCACTACCACACCGATTGGTTcaccgacgcggcggcccacgcgacggccgcgcaaGGCGGCAATCGCGCAAGTTCCATCTTCGCCTAcgtacgcgccgccgccgccgccgccgccgccagcgatACCAGCAAGGCCAACGCCAGCAGCCTCACAGGTGGCGGCACCAACTTCCCGCTTCTGGATGTGCCGCTGCGCGATGAGCGCTGGTGCCGCTTCGTTGACTGCGATGACGAGTACGAGCACGGCGTGACGTTTCGGCCCGTCGAGGGCAACGCCATCTACTGGGAAaacctgctgccgctggaggGACGCCGCACGCGCGGAGACCAGAGGACGTTGCACGCGGGACTGCCGGTTGTAAGTGGCGAGAAGATTGGCATGAATATCTGGACGCGAGAGGCGCCACTGCCACCGAGCGTCAGAGGCGAGTAG